In a single window of the Streptomyces sp. NBC_00353 genome:
- a CDS encoding YncE family protein — protein sequence MAGLAVLAGLALPAVSSSPAWADPSPDAYVTNFGSGNVSVIDTTTNTVVATVPVGSGPQGVAITPNGRRAYVTNRTSNTVSVIDTTTNTDVATIPVGTGPIGIAITPNGRRAYVANVLSGVSVIDTTTNTVVATVPVGTFPIGIAITPNGRRAYVTNFGSGNVSVIDTTTNTVVATVPVGTFPIGIAITPNGRRAYVTNFGSGNVSVIDTTTNTVVATIPVGTNPHDVAITPNGRRAYIVANNGTNDVSVIDTATNAVVATIPVSGFVTGGVAITPYGRRAYVAVGSSNDVQVIDTTTNTVVATVPVGAGPAAVAITPGNGRNHKPHKPEEPKKPGHH from the coding sequence GTGGCGGGGCTGGCTGTGCTGGCGGGACTGGCCCTGCCGGCCGTCTCCTCATCCCCGGCCTGGGCTGACCCATCTCCTGACGCGTACGTCACCAACTTCGGCTCGGGCAATGTGTCGGTGATCGACACCACCACCAATACCGTCGTCGCCACCGTCCCCGTCGGCAGCGGCCCGCAGGGTGTGGCGATCACCCCGAACGGCCGACGCGCCTACGTCACCAACCGAACTTCGAACACTGTGTCGGTGATCGACACCACCACCAACACCGACGTAGCCACCATCCCCGTCGGCACCGGCCCGATCGGTATCGCGATCACCCCGAACGGCCGACGCGCCTACGTCGCCAACGTCCTCTCGGGCGTGTCGGTGATCGACACCACCACCAACACCGTCGTCGCCACCGTCCCGGTCGGCACCTTCCCGATCGGTATCGCGATCACCCCGAACGGCCGACGCGCCTACGTCACCAACTTCGGCTCGGGCAATGTGTCGGTGATCGACACCACCACCAACACCGTCGTCGCCACCGTCCCGGTCGGCACCTTCCCGATCGGTATCGCGATCACCCCGAACGGCCGACGCGCCTACGTCACCAACTTCGGCTCGGGCAATGTGTCGGTGATCGACACCACCACCAACACCGTCGTCGCCACCATCCCCGTCGGCACCAACCCGCACGATGTCGCGATCACCCCGAACGGCCGACGCGCCTACATCGTCGCCAACAACGGCACGAACGACGTGTCGGTGATCGACACCGCCACCAACGCCGTCGTCGCCACCATCCCCGTCAGCGGCTTCGTCACGGGCGGTGTCGCGATCACCCCGTACGGCCGACGCGCCTACGTCGCCGTCGGCAGCTCGAACGATGTGCAGGTGATCGACACCACCACCAACACCGTCGTCGCCACCGTCCCTGTCGGCGCCGGCCCGGCCGCTGTAGCGATCACCCCGGGGAATGGCAGAAACCACAAGCCCCACAAGCCCGAGGAACCGAAGAAGCCCGGCCATCACTGA